One Candidatus Binataceae bacterium DNA window includes the following coding sequences:
- a CDS encoding efflux RND transporter periplasmic adaptor subunit, with protein sequence MRRRGGQRRALRWLLPIALAVALAACHPASDSSDENENPEVPNTTMVVSAARAEVAPMEQRLQLLGKTVATHHVIIRAPTAGRVIGMKLVTGDWVAKGQVVAYVLNREIEAAEDGLAVAQKIEPENAERLAQSVHRYTHSPGIAVRAPDAGIVSQPPVTTGQVVGDLDTLVDLIDPRSLYVEANVPLSQLHALTAGMQAEVLSPLRPGSPVPARIVARLPTFDTATATSTVRLDFTGSERILEAGSPVLVHVVTRSAPDAIVIPEAAVFQDPGPDNFHVFTIGADKRARRTDVSVGVREGDRVQITNGIKAGELVITSGGYALSDGLRVEVAQGTR encoded by the coding sequence ATGAGACGCCGCGGCGGACAACGACGCGCTTTGCGATGGTTGTTGCCGATCGCGCTGGCGGTCGCGCTCGCCGCCTGTCATCCGGCATCCGATTCAAGCGACGAGAACGAAAACCCGGAAGTACCGAACACCACCATGGTGGTCAGTGCCGCGCGCGCTGAGGTCGCACCGATGGAGCAGCGCCTTCAGCTTCTGGGCAAGACCGTCGCTACACATCATGTCATCATCCGCGCGCCGACCGCCGGGCGCGTGATCGGAATGAAACTCGTCACGGGAGATTGGGTCGCGAAAGGACAGGTGGTTGCCTATGTCCTCAATCGCGAGATCGAAGCGGCGGAAGACGGCCTCGCCGTCGCGCAGAAGATCGAGCCCGAGAACGCCGAGCGCCTGGCGCAGTCGGTCCACCGCTATACGCACAGCCCCGGAATTGCGGTGCGCGCGCCGGACGCGGGAATTGTTTCGCAGCCCCCGGTAACGACCGGCCAGGTAGTCGGCGATTTAGACACACTCGTCGATTTGATCGACCCGCGCAGCCTGTATGTCGAGGCAAACGTGCCGCTTAGCCAGCTTCACGCCTTGACCGCCGGGATGCAGGCAGAGGTTCTGTCGCCGCTTCGGCCCGGCAGCCCGGTTCCAGCACGGATCGTGGCGAGGCTTCCGACCTTCGATACCGCGACCGCAACTTCGACGGTGCGGCTCGATTTCACCGGCTCCGAGCGCATCCTGGAAGCGGGTTCTCCCGTCCTGGTGCATGTCGTGACGCGCAGTGCTCCCGACGCGATCGTGATTCCAGAGGCCGCGGTGTTTCAGGATCCCGGACCAGATAATTTTCACGTGTTCACGATTGGGGCGGACAAGCGCGCTCGACGCACCGACGTGTCCGTGGGCGTCCGCGAGGGTGACCGCGTGCAAATCACGAACGGGATCAAAGCCGGAGAGCTCGTGATTACCTCCGGGGGCTACGCGTTGTCAGACGGCCTGCGAGTCGAAGTCGCACAAGGGACGCGATGA
- a CDS encoding TolC family protein encodes MKYCRRLTTLFSLAAIVLIAHCAWAAPLTLPDAIDRAIKFAPTMQAAAAQSDMSRAQVREQRSALFPNLSTGGEYYQAPGYDDVITNRGLSAAMLMLNYTAWDWGRRQARMRAARYVAEAAQLGVAAAQAQIAYDTSVAYYDLLRARAATSELARSLDRLTRYVATIEALRNSGRSNSADTLKVRTARDAVEIALLQQQVAAQRASVNLGSLIGEFNQPDIQIVELADLPPKPAIDFSSSPVMQATRRAISSAGLQVKAAKAERLPTMQLAFTTGFVGIDPPATWSKNYGGSYDTVVSMPIFDGGLITSHIDQAKARQNSALAQARDTEYALNRRITDASLRYDQSTRMLELLSRAQPNADDSFALTWTRFLGGGDVTLLEVLDAYQRSEDLRMQRFEQEFAARESAAEINLLAGRIR; translated from the coding sequence ATGAAATATTGCCGTCGTCTTACGACCCTTTTTTCCCTGGCGGCGATTGTGCTCATCGCGCACTGCGCGTGGGCGGCGCCGCTGACTTTGCCAGATGCGATCGACCGCGCGATAAAGTTTGCCCCCACGATGCAGGCCGCGGCGGCGCAAAGCGACATGAGCCGCGCGCAGGTGCGCGAGCAGCGCTCGGCGCTCTTCCCCAACCTCTCAACTGGCGGTGAATACTACCAAGCTCCCGGTTATGACGACGTCATCACCAATCGCGGACTGAGCGCCGCGATGCTGATGCTGAACTACACGGCGTGGGACTGGGGCCGGCGCCAGGCTCGCATGCGCGCCGCGCGCTACGTGGCCGAAGCGGCACAGCTCGGGGTCGCCGCCGCACAGGCGCAGATCGCATACGATACCTCGGTCGCGTATTACGATCTGCTGCGCGCGCGCGCGGCGACTTCGGAGCTGGCGCGCAGCCTCGATCGTCTGACGCGCTACGTCGCCACGATCGAGGCGCTCAGGAATTCCGGCCGCTCCAACTCCGCCGACACGCTCAAGGTGCGCACCGCCCGCGACGCGGTTGAGATCGCACTCTTGCAGCAACAGGTTGCCGCGCAACGCGCCTCGGTAAACCTCGGATCGCTTATCGGCGAGTTCAATCAACCTGATATTCAGATCGTGGAGTTGGCCGACCTGCCGCCGAAGCCCGCGATCGATTTTTCATCCAGTCCGGTGATGCAGGCGACGCGGCGCGCGATCTCGTCGGCCGGGTTGCAGGTTAAGGCGGCCAAGGCTGAACGTCTGCCCACGATGCAACTCGCCTTCACAACCGGTTTCGTCGGCATCGATCCGCCGGCCACGTGGTCGAAAAATTACGGCGGCTCGTACGATACCGTGGTCTCGATGCCGATTTTCGACGGCGGCCTGATCACGTCTCATATCGATCAGGCCAAGGCCAGGCAGAATTCTGCCCTCGCGCAGGCGCGCGATACTGAGTACGCGCTGAACCGGCGTATCACGGACGCCTCGCTACGCTACGATCAATCAACGCGCATGCTCGAGCTGCTGTCGCGGGCGCAACCGAACGCCGACGATTCGTTTGCGCTCACCTGGACGCGATTTCTGGGCGGCGGTGACGTCACCCTGCTCGAAGTCCTGGACGCTTATCAGCGGTCAGAAGACCTGCGGATGCAACGCTTCGAGCAGGAGTTCGCGGCGCGCGAGTCCGCCGCCGAAATCAATCTGCTGGCCGGACGTATCAGATGA